A single genomic interval of Mustela nigripes isolate SB6536 chromosome 7, MUSNIG.SB6536, whole genome shotgun sequence harbors:
- the CST7 gene encoding cystatin-F, which yields MRPVGVLLAFCCLVLSTTGDHLRGFCSQTLNPDGKPGFPKKINPHDPGVLQAARHSAERFNNCTNDIFLFKESHISRALVQIVKGLKYMLDMKIGRTSCKKIQHPILDNCDFQTNHTLKRTFSCYSEVWVIPWLQKFEVSILHCH from the exons ATGCGGCCCGTTGGGGTGCTGCTCGCCTTCTGCTGCCTAGTCTTGAGCACCACCGGAGATCATTTGCGAG GTTTTTGTTCCCAGACCCTTAACCCAGATGGGAAGCCAGGATTTCCCAAAAAAATAAACCCCCACGACCCAGGAGTCCTCCAAGCAGCCAGACACAGCGCTGAAAGGTTCAACAACTGTACCAATGACATCTTCTTGTTCAAGGAGTCTCACATCAGCAGAGCTCTGGTCCAG ATCGTGAAGGGCCTGAAGTACATGCTTGACATGAAGATTGGCAGAACTTCTTGCAAGAAGATCCAGCACCCTATTCTAGATAACTGTGACTTCCAGACCAACCATACCTTAAAAAGG ACTTTCAGCTGCTACTCAGAAGTTTGGGTCATCCCCTGGCTCCAGAAGTTCGAGGTGTCCATTCTCCACTGTCACTGA